The following proteins are co-located in the Deinococcus metallilatus genome:
- a CDS encoding zinc metallopeptidase codes for MIFGPYTFLILIIFVASLLIQGYLSRTYGQWGNVRNSRNLTGAELARRMLDENGLSNVPVNPVPGNLSDHYDPIRKVVNLSEANYYSPSVSALAVAAHEVGHAIQDKVRMPALVLRGHLAVPLSLGMNLAPLLLLAGVFLHFTGLIWLGVILFGAALLFHLITLPVEFDASRRALAYLNGRGLTGGRESQGARAVLTAAALTYVAGFAMALAQLLNVLGIARSQED; via the coding sequence ATGATCTTCGGCCCCTATACCTTTCTGATCCTGATCATTTTCGTCGCCTCTCTGCTGATCCAGGGTTACCTGAGCCGCACCTACGGCCAGTGGGGCAACGTCCGCAACAGCCGGAACCTGACCGGCGCGGAACTGGCCCGCCGGATGCTGGACGAGAACGGCCTCTCGAATGTGCCGGTGAACCCTGTCCCCGGCAACCTCAGCGACCACTACGACCCCATCCGGAAGGTCGTGAACCTGTCGGAAGCCAACTACTACAGCCCCAGCGTCAGTGCGCTGGCGGTCGCCGCCCACGAGGTCGGGCACGCCATTCAGGACAAGGTGCGGATGCCCGCCCTGGTGCTGCGCGGACATCTGGCGGTGCCCCTCAGCCTGGGGATGAACCTCGCGCCGCTGCTGCTGCTCGCGGGCGTGTTCCTGCACTTCACCGGCCTGATCTGGCTGGGCGTGATCCTGTTCGGGGCGGCCCTGCTGTTCCACCTGATCACCCTGCCGGTCGAGTTCGACGCCAGCCGCCGCGCGCTCGCCTATCTGAACGGGCGCGGCCTGACCGGTGGCCGCGAGAGCCAGGGGGCCCGCGCGGTCCTCACCGCCGCCGCCCTCACCTACGTCGCCGGTTTCGCGATGGCCCTGGCGCAACTGCTGAACGTGCTGGGGATTGCGCGCAGCCAGGAGGACTGA
- a CDS encoding metal-sulfur cluster assembly factor — MEDSNTNAAPQDAATLPTEAQVLEALKVVKDPEIPVNVVDLGLIYGVDIMPGGLVDITMTLTSVGCPVQDLIRADAEMAVGRLDGVNEVNVEFVWTPPWGPDKMTEDGKRQMRMFGFNV, encoded by the coding sequence ATGGAAGACAGCAACACGAACGCCGCCCCCCAGGACGCGGCCACCCTGCCCACCGAGGCGCAGGTGCTCGAAGCCCTGAAGGTCGTCAAGGACCCCGAGATTCCGGTGAACGTGGTGGACCTGGGCCTGATCTACGGTGTGGACATCATGCCCGGTGGCCTGGTGGACATCACCATGACGCTCACCAGCGTCGGTTGCCCGGTGCAGGACCTGATCCGCGCCGACGCCGAGATGGCGGTCGGACGGCTGGACGGCGTGAACGAGGTGAATGTCGAATTCGTGTGGACGCCGCCCTGGGGCCCGGACAAGATGACCGAGGACGGCAAGCGGCAGATGCGGATGTTCGGGTTCAACGTGTAG
- a CDS encoding rhodanese-like domain-containing protein, with the protein MKADSLKDVSPAEGQRMVQEGALLVDVREPNEYQEVHAGGATLLPLSEFEARYAELPKDRELVMICRSGARSARAGQYLLDNGYAKVVNLEGGTLAWKDAGLPTEEGSA; encoded by the coding sequence ATGAAGGCCGATTCCCTGAAGGACGTGTCGCCCGCCGAGGGGCAGAGGATGGTGCAGGAAGGGGCCCTGCTGGTGGACGTGCGCGAGCCGAACGAGTACCAGGAGGTGCACGCGGGGGGCGCCACGCTGCTGCCCCTCAGCGAGTTCGAGGCCCGCTACGCGGAACTCCCCAAAGACCGCGAGCTGGTGATGATCTGCCGCAGCGGCGCCCGCAGCGCCCGCGCCGGGCAGTACCTGCTGGACAACGGTTATGCGAAGGTCGTGAACCTGGAGGGCGGCACGCTGGCCTGGAAGGACGCGGGCCTGCCCACCGAGGAAGGGAGCGCCTGA
- a CDS encoding rhodanese-like domain-containing protein — protein sequence MTLPVGVTLIDLRPAELRLREPLSGLTSLPVLAVTLDAIEDGTHGLSADLGPLVVICERGARSGLAARYLQADGLQASAYPGGVPALRRELDRGGAATEDNPG from the coding sequence ATGACCCTGCCCGTCGGCGTGACCCTGATCGACCTGCGCCCGGCGGAACTGCGCCTGCGCGAGCCGCTTTCGGGCCTGACCTCCCTGCCCGTCCTGGCGGTCACGCTGGACGCCATCGAGGACGGCACACACGGCCTGAGCGCGGACCTGGGGCCGCTGGTCGTGATCTGCGAACGGGGCGCCCGCTCCGGCCTGGCCGCCCGTTACCTCCAGGCGGACGGCCTCCAGGCCAGTGCCTACCCGGGTGGCGTCCCCGCCCTGCGCCGTGAGCTGGACAGGGGAGGGGCCGCGACAGAGGACAACCCGGGTTGA
- a CDS encoding universal stress protein, whose amino-acid sequence MTHPGNTILVTTDASELGHRALAHAQALARALHADLTVLYVQPDPLPTMAEAYVYVPSNTDQAQEEALRDIRDDLARRLPGARVRVKHADGHPIPRLIIEAAREEGAALIVMSTHGRSGLGRALLGSVAEAVAHHAPVPVLLVRAGHEVKDWTSGETGPG is encoded by the coding sequence ATGACGCACCCCGGAAACACCATCCTGGTGACCACCGACGCGAGCGAGCTGGGGCACCGCGCTCTGGCACACGCGCAAGCCCTGGCCCGCGCCCTGCACGCCGACCTGACCGTGCTGTACGTGCAGCCGGACCCGCTGCCCACGATGGCCGAGGCCTACGTCTACGTGCCGAGCAACACCGACCAGGCGCAGGAGGAGGCTCTGCGCGACATCCGTGATGATCTCGCGCGCCGTCTGCCGGGGGCGCGGGTGCGGGTGAAGCACGCCGATGGGCACCCCATCCCGCGTCTGATCATCGAGGCCGCGCGCGAGGAGGGGGCCGCCCTGATCGTGATGAGCACGCACGGCCGCAGCGGTCTGGGCCGCGCCCTGCTGGGCAGCGTGGCCGAGGCGGTCGCCCACCACGCTCCCGTGCCGGTGCTGCTGGTCCGCGCCGGTCATGAGGTGAAGGACTGGACCAGCGGGGAAACCGGCCCCGGCTGA
- a CDS encoding U32 family peptidase translates to MARARVKPEVMSPVGGWPQLRAAVEAGADAVFFGVQSTRGQGFHARAKVGFTDEELPDLMRTLHERGVQGFVTFNVLVFDRELREAERQLMHLAQSGVDAIIVQDHGVARLAHEICPDLPIHGSTQMSITSAEGAELARRCGASRVVLGRELSLRDIARIAAQTDLELETFVHGALCVSYSGQCFSSEAWGGRSANRGQCAQACRLPYELLVDGVHRDLGDARYLLSPGDLYALHQVPDLMNVGVNCLKIEGRYKDADFVALTTAAYRRAVDEAWAALPLSVTPQEERDLEQVYSRGLGPHFIGGTNHQQVVRGRAPRHRGVRVGTVRGTTERGVLVELSEEVRPGDGLVFDSANWRTPEGREEGGFLYGLWQRGQPVEAVRPGETAELRFGRGAVDPARVKAGDPVWRTHDPTLSARVKPLLEANDPVHTRPVTAHFRGWVGEVPALTLADEQGRSVTVTLPDALQPARNRALDEAALREQLGKLGGTGYHLAALTVELAGAGFLPVSQLNALRREAAEQLTALRGQAPERRITPRLDEVLREAGQKSRAGAGEGQPRLHVLVRTPEQLGAAIEERPDSITLDYLELYGLKPSVERVRGAGIPVRVASPRILKPTEQNLQKFLLSLGADLLVRSGGLLEGLQTMPDLPALTGDFSLNAANVLTTRALLDLGLERVTPTHDLNARQVTELASLVGAERLEVIAYQHLPVFHTEHCVFCRFLSEGTDYTSCGHPCESHRVALRDERGVAHPVMADVGCRNTVFEGRPQVAGAHLGDWLAAGLREFRLEFVHETPEQVRDVIRAHRAFLAGELAAAALEARLQALSDQGTTEGSLFVPEGFDRLPALPVL, encoded by the coding sequence ATGGCGCGTGCCCGAGTGAAACCCGAAGTGATGAGTCCCGTCGGCGGCTGGCCGCAACTGCGCGCGGCGGTGGAGGCCGGGGCGGACGCGGTGTTCTTCGGGGTGCAGTCCACCCGGGGTCAGGGGTTTCACGCGCGGGCCAAGGTCGGCTTCACGGACGAGGAACTCCCCGACCTGATGCGGACCCTGCACGAGCGCGGCGTGCAGGGCTTCGTGACCTTCAATGTCCTGGTGTTCGACCGCGAACTGCGCGAGGCGGAACGGCAGCTGATGCACCTGGCGCAGTCCGGCGTGGACGCGATCATCGTGCAGGATCACGGCGTCGCGCGCCTGGCGCACGAGATCTGCCCCGACCTCCCCATCCACGGCAGCACGCAGATGAGCATCACCTCCGCCGAGGGCGCGGAACTGGCGCGGCGATGCGGCGCCAGCCGCGTCGTGCTGGGCCGCGAGCTGTCCCTGCGCGACATCGCCCGCATCGCCGCGCAGACGGACCTGGAACTGGAAACCTTCGTCCACGGGGCGCTCTGCGTGAGCTACAGCGGCCAGTGCTTTTCCAGCGAGGCGTGGGGTGGGCGCAGCGCCAACCGCGGCCAGTGCGCGCAGGCGTGCCGTCTGCCCTATGAACTGCTGGTGGACGGCGTTCACCGTGACCTGGGTGACGCCCGCTACCTGCTCTCGCCCGGCGACCTGTACGCGCTGCATCAGGTGCCCGACCTGATGAACGTCGGCGTCAACTGCCTGAAGATCGAGGGCCGCTACAAGGACGCGGATTTCGTCGCCCTGACCACCGCCGCCTACCGCCGGGCCGTGGATGAAGCCTGGGCGGCCCTGCCCCTCAGCGTGACCCCGCAGGAAGAACGCGATCTGGAGCAGGTGTACTCGCGCGGTCTGGGGCCGCATTTCATCGGCGGCACCAACCATCAGCAGGTGGTGCGGGGCCGTGCGCCCAGGCACCGGGGCGTGCGCGTCGGCACCGTGCGCGGCACCACCGAACGCGGGGTGCTGGTCGAACTCTCGGAAGAGGTCCGGCCCGGCGACGGCCTGGTCTTCGATTCGGCCAACTGGCGGACGCCCGAAGGCCGTGAGGAGGGCGGCTTCCTGTACGGTCTGTGGCAGCGCGGTCAGCCGGTCGAGGCCGTGCGGCCCGGTGAGACGGCGGAACTCCGCTTCGGGCGCGGCGCGGTGGACCCGGCCCGCGTGAAGGCGGGCGACCCGGTCTGGCGCACCCACGACCCGACGCTGAGCGCCCGCGTCAAGCCGCTGCTGGAGGCGAATGATCCGGTTCACACCCGACCCGTCACCGCCCATTTCCGGGGATGGGTCGGGGAAGTCCCGGCCCTCACCCTGGCGGACGAACAGGGGCGCAGCGTCACCGTGACCCTGCCCGACGCCCTCCAGCCCGCCCGCAACCGCGCTCTGGACGAGGCGGCCCTGCGCGAGCAGCTCGGCAAGCTGGGCGGCACCGGCTACCACCTCGCCGCCCTCACCGTGGAACTGGCCGGGGCAGGGTTCCTCCCCGTCTCGCAGCTCAACGCGCTGCGCCGCGAGGCGGCCGAGCAATTGACGGCCCTGCGCGGCCAGGCTCCCGAACGGCGCATCACCCCCCGGCTGGACGAGGTCTTGCGGGAGGCAGGTCAGAAAAGCCGCGCTGGAGCGGGCGAGGGACAGCCCCGCCTCCACGTCCTCGTCCGCACGCCCGAACAGCTTGGCGCGGCCATTGAAGAGCGGCCCGACTCGATCACGCTCGATTACCTCGAACTGTACGGCCTGAAGCCCAGCGTGGAGCGGGTGCGCGGGGCGGGGATTCCGGTGCGGGTCGCCAGCCCGCGCATCCTCAAGCCCACCGAGCAGAACCTCCAGAAGTTCCTGCTCTCGCTGGGGGCCGACCTGCTGGTGCGTTCGGGTGGCCTGCTGGAAGGCTTGCAGACCATGCCGGACCTCCCCGCCCTGACTGGCGATTTCAGCCTGAATGCGGCAAACGTCCTCACCACGCGGGCGCTGCTCGACCTGGGGCTGGAGCGGGTCACGCCCACGCACGACCTGAACGCCCGGCAGGTCACTGAGCTTGCCTCCCTGGTCGGTGCGGAGCGGCTGGAAGTCATCGCCTACCAGCACCTCCCCGTCTTCCACACCGAGCACTGCGTCTTCTGCCGGTTCCTGTCGGAAGGCACCGACTACACGAGCTGCGGCCATCCCTGCGAGTCGCACCGGGTCGCCCTGCGCGACGAGCGCGGCGTCGCCCATCCCGTCATGGCCGACGTGGGCTGCCGCAACACGGTCTTCGAGGGACGGCCCCAGGTCGCGGGCGCGCATCTCGGAGACTGGCTGGCGGCGGGGCTGCGGGAATTCCGCCTGGAATTCGTCCACGAGACGCCCGAACAGGTCCGTGACGTGATCCGCGCCCACCGCGCCTTCCTGGCGGGCGAACTGGCAGCGGCGGCTCTGGAAGCCCGCTTGCAGGCCCTCTCCGACCAGGGCACCACCGAGGGCAGCCTGTTTGTCCCGGAAGGCTTCGACCGCCTGCCTGCCCTGCCGGTCCTCTGA
- a CDS encoding DUF402 domain-containing protein: protein MRGAEPVKTERHDVGARQHHTNTGIRPVHTYREHAHGLFVARDFVAHPRIRHWQAHLLPALGAVVCRYDFHGLREHDYYIDIATVTRVDDLWTVRDHYLDLLVHEGMAAEIVDTGELLAAHDAGFIGTAELHHAVTTAHQVLSGLARARYELGGWLAGQGIELDWLSVPEYLTA, encoded by the coding sequence ATGCGTGGAGCGGAACCTGTCAAGACCGAACGGCATGACGTAGGCGCGCGGCAGCATCACACGAACACGGGTATCCGCCCGGTTCACACCTACCGCGAACACGCCCACGGCCTGTTCGTCGCGCGTGACTTCGTGGCGCACCCCCGCATCCGGCACTGGCAGGCACACCTGTTGCCCGCCCTGGGCGCGGTGGTCTGCCGCTACGACTTCCACGGCCTGCGCGAACACGATTACTACATCGACATTGCCACGGTCACCCGTGTGGATGACCTCTGGACCGTCCGCGACCACTACCTCGACCTCCTGGTTCACGAAGGCATGGCCGCCGAGATCGTGGATACCGGTGAACTGCTCGCCGCGCATGACGCGGGCTTCATCGGTACCGCCGAGTTGCATCACGCCGTCACCACCGCGCACCAGGTGCTCTCCGGGCTCGCCCGCGCCCGCTACGAGCTGGGCGGGTGGCTGGCCGGGCAGGGGATCGAGCTGGACTGGCTGAGCGTGCCGGAGTACCTGACCGCGTAG
- the bshC gene encoding bacillithiol biosynthesis cysteine-adding enzyme BshC, with product MTRSMAAAYRAGDLPAFFRLGPGDLERAAGETRPDVDRAALAGALRAYHRDLGTLDADVEGLLARLAHPASRVVVTGQQAGLLTGPAYSVHKGADAALLARQLDREDAPVVAVYWVASQDHDAAEVASTTLLDHAEDLHRLTLDVPEGVPVGRVPWLEEWTAQVLSLLDRFDTAPEYRAAVRARVERALAGGGSYADVFARLIHGLLAPAGVLVLDPLHPALARLMAPTLARELERPLEGPTRIEAAAGRLEAEGFIPQLRRPQGATNLFIEEEDGQRRLLRFDGQRFHTDTRPYTPEEVQAVLAADPSRVTPAAGLRPAVQDALLPTLAFVVGPGEIAYGAQLAEVYELHGLRQPLLWPRLSVTWLEPNVVRLLSRLNATAAQVQADPEGVLGRALARERGAEAASAQRLAALEAELYALTTDLAALDPTLEGAAERTRTRTTARIAHLQALALRALARQEDDRTRQLTRLKKHLLPGGVPQEREMNFLTYLLKHGEEPLRKLLSLPPGTQAEVPLT from the coding sequence TTGACGAGAAGCATGGCAGCGGCATACCGGGCGGGCGACCTGCCCGCCTTCTTCCGGCTGGGGCCGGGCGATCTGGAGCGAGCGGCCGGAGAGACGCGGCCCGATGTGGACCGGGCGGCCCTGGCTGGAGCCCTGCGGGCCTATCACCGCGACCTGGGCACGCTGGACGCGGACGTGGAGGGCCTGCTGGCGCGCCTGGCGCACCCGGCCTCGCGGGTGGTGGTGACCGGGCAGCAGGCGGGCCTCCTGACCGGCCCGGCCTACAGCGTCCACAAGGGCGCGGACGCGGCGCTGCTCGCCCGGCAACTCGACCGGGAAGACGCCCCGGTGGTCGCCGTGTACTGGGTCGCCAGCCAGGACCACGACGCGGCGGAGGTCGCCTCCACCACCCTGCTCGACCACGCCGAGGACCTGCACCGCCTGACGCTGGACGTGCCGGAAGGCGTCCCGGTGGGCCGGGTGCCCTGGCTTGAAGAGTGGACGGCGCAGGTGCTGAGTCTGCTGGACCGCTTCGACACGGCGCCGGAGTACCGGGCGGCGGTGCGCGCGCGGGTGGAGCGGGCTCTGGCGGGCGGCGGCAGTTACGCGGACGTGTTCGCCCGGCTGATTCACGGCCTCCTCGCACCCGCCGGGGTGCTGGTGCTGGACCCGCTGCATCCGGCCCTGGCTCGGCTGATGGCCCCCACCCTCGCCCGCGAGCTGGAGCGTCCGCTGGAAGGCCCCACACGCATCGAGGCGGCGGCGGGGCGGCTGGAAGCGGAGGGGTTCATCCCGCAACTGCGCCGCCCCCAGGGCGCGACCAACCTCTTCATCGAGGAGGAGGACGGGCAGCGGCGGCTCCTGCGCTTCGACGGGCAGCGGTTTCACACCGACACGCGCCCATATACCCCGGAGGAGGTGCAGGCCGTGCTGGCCGCCGACCCGTCGCGCGTGACCCCGGCGGCGGGCCTGCGCCCGGCCGTACAGGACGCGCTGCTGCCCACGCTGGCCTTTGTGGTCGGGCCGGGCGAGATCGCCTATGGGGCGCAACTCGCGGAGGTGTACGAATTGCACGGGCTGCGGCAACCGCTGCTGTGGCCGCGTCTGAGTGTGACCTGGCTGGAGCCGAACGTCGTGCGGCTGCTCTCGCGCCTGAACGCGACGGCCGCGCAGGTGCAGGCCGACCCGGAGGGGGTGCTGGGCCGGGCGCTGGCGCGGGAACGGGGGGCGGAGGCGGCGTCGGCCCAGCGGCTCGCCGCGCTGGAGGCCGAGCTCTATGCCCTCACCACCGACCTCGCCGCCCTCGACCCCACGCTGGAGGGGGCGGCCGAACGGACCCGCACCCGCACCACGGCCCGCATCGCGCACCTCCAGGCCCTCGCCCTGCGCGCGCTGGCCCGGCAGGAGGACGACCGGACGCGGCAACTGACCCGGCTCAAAAAGCACCTTTTGCCGGGCGGTGTCCCGCAGGAGCGCGAGATGAACTTCCTGACGTATCTGCTGAAGCACGGGGAGGAACCGCTCCGGAAGCTCCTGAGCCTTCCCCCCGGCACGCAGGCGGAAGTGCCGCTGACCTGA
- a CDS encoding Crp/Fnr family transcriptional regulator has translation MMSGPFGALPQETQAQVVAAARVGRWARGGLLFHPEDPAETLFVLMRGSVRLYRLGGGAREVTLDVHGPGDLLGAAALLPGAVYGMYAEAMDDTEALLLGGETLTRLTQAHPAVGVALTEQVTRQTRGVQERLAALVFMEVSQRLALALLALAEREGPWPDGGTLALRERVSHQDLAHVVGSTRETITKLLGDFRARGLLDLGYRRIILTDRSGLLTAAREPLR, from the coding sequence ATGATGTCCGGGCCATTCGGGGCGCTGCCGCAGGAAACGCAGGCGCAGGTGGTGGCCGCAGCGCGCGTGGGCCGCTGGGCGCGGGGCGGGTTGCTGTTTCACCCGGAGGACCCGGCCGAAACGCTGTTTGTCCTGATGCGCGGCAGCGTGCGGCTGTACCGCCTGGGAGGAGGGGCGCGGGAAGTCACGCTGGACGTGCACGGCCCGGGGGACCTGCTGGGCGCGGCGGCGCTGCTGCCCGGCGCGGTATACGGGATGTATGCCGAGGCGATGGACGACACCGAGGCGCTGCTGCTGGGCGGGGAAACCCTGACGCGGCTGACGCAGGCGCATCCGGCCGTCGGCGTGGCCCTGACCGAGCAGGTCACGCGGCAGACCCGGGGGGTGCAGGAACGTCTGGCGGCCCTGGTGTTCATGGAGGTTTCGCAGCGGCTGGCGCTGGCCCTGCTGGCCCTCGCCGAGCGCGAAGGCCCCTGGCCCGACGGCGGCACGCTGGCCCTGCGGGAGCGGGTGTCTCACCAGGACCTCGCGCATGTGGTGGGCAGCACGCGCGAAACCATCACCAAGCTGCTGGGCGATTTCCGGGCACGGGGGCTGCTCGACCTGGGCTACCGGCGCATCATCCTGACCGACCGCAGCGGCCTGCTGACGGCCGCGCGCGAGCCATTGCGGTAG
- a CDS encoding WecB/TagA/CpsF family glycosyltransferase — translation MTRPDPTAPPPTGQRLTLFDLPLDVVTLEQTLDRLGAWMFASPRTPHTVVTLNPELIVQSRTQPEFLRAVREADLVTADGVGIVWAVRQLDGREVPRAPGYDIVKGLMERHGADLRVFFLGAKPGVAEQAAQNAVRDYGIQVAGVHHGYFDQAEDQRVAELIGASGAHLVLTGMGAGRQEIFNQYWRQVLNAPVLIGCGGVIDVFAGTADLAPAWTRKLGVEFIWRVGLDRKRWNRAPRLAQFVRLVQAEKRRMR, via the coding sequence ATGACCCGACCCGACCCGACCGCCCCGCCGCCGACCGGGCAGCGCCTCACCCTGTTTGACCTGCCGCTGGACGTGGTGACCCTGGAGCAGACCCTGGACCGGCTGGGCGCCTGGATGTTCGCCTCCCCCCGCACCCCCCACACGGTGGTCACGCTGAACCCCGAGCTCATCGTGCAGTCCCGCACGCAACCCGAGTTCCTGCGGGCCGTGCGGGAGGCCGACCTGGTGACCGCCGACGGCGTGGGCATCGTCTGGGCGGTGCGGCAACTGGACGGCCGCGAGGTGCCGCGCGCCCCCGGCTACGACATCGTGAAGGGCCTAATGGAGCGGCACGGCGCGGACCTGCGGGTCTTCTTCCTGGGGGCCAAGCCCGGCGTCGCGGAACAGGCCGCGCAGAACGCCGTCCGCGACTACGGGATTCAGGTGGCGGGCGTCCATCACGGCTACTTCGACCAGGCCGAGGATCAGCGGGTCGCGGAGCTCATCGGCGCGTCCGGCGCGCACCTCGTCCTGACGGGGATGGGGGCCGGGCGGCAGGAAATCTTCAACCAGTACTGGCGGCAGGTGCTGAATGCGCCCGTCCTGATCGGCTGCGGCGGCGTCATTGACGTGTTCGCCGGGACCGCCGACCTCGCCCCGGCCTGGACGCGCAAACTGGGCGTGGAGTTCATCTGGCGCGTGGGCCTGGACCGCAAACGCTGGAACCGTGCCCCCCGCCTCGCGCAGTTCGTGCGGCTGGTGCAGGCGGAGAAGCGGCGGATGCGGTAG
- a CDS encoding penicillin-binding protein yields MPHMKRAPLLTLLLALGTPAADARVRLGEPLPAHPWMTPDREVIVVYSHDCGDLGELWGAVLAAGLPVRAVNAEDVAAPAPSGVNVWRGPEATAFARALHVGAYPTVLLVQGGRVLNAWEGNFGGDLGLAPRS; encoded by the coding sequence ATGCCCCACATGAAACGTGCGCCTCTGCTGACGCTGCTGCTGGCCCTGGGCACTCCCGCCGCAGACGCGCGGGTGCGCCTGGGCGAACCGCTGCCCGCCCATCCCTGGATGACCCCGGACCGTGAGGTCATCGTGGTGTATTCGCACGACTGCGGCGATCTGGGCGAGCTGTGGGGCGCCGTGCTGGCCGCCGGACTGCCGGTGCGGGCCGTGAATGCCGAGGACGTGGCCGCCCCCGCCCCCAGTGGCGTCAACGTCTGGCGTGGCCCGGAGGCGACCGCCTTTGCCCGCGCGCTGCATGTCGGTGCCTATCCAACGGTGCTGCTGGTCCAGGGGGGAAGGGTGCTGAACGCCTGGGAGGGGAATTTCGGGGGGGATTTGGGGTTGGCGCCGCGCTCCTGA